The following coding sequences are from one Alosa alosa isolate M-15738 ecotype Scorff River chromosome 13, AALO_Geno_1.1, whole genome shotgun sequence window:
- the LOC125306258 gene encoding uncharacterized protein LOC125306258 isoform X1 — MNNVEFPVSNKDPAGRVTVRAVCYRSMRKHEKPHDLRITFEGSSPIKIAVAECSCVAGNALCNHNVALLYQTTAYSTLQLKAVPPVLSCTETEQRWHKPRTLGVKPGRVGNMVFISTKPKARPYTAADGVRSKRYKAVRGDLPDPDVLKVDEAYQDFTADLAPLITTLSISSDVPLVDSAFGTVQEGSPISYQHPVPVSRVIIQHPDAPPPPPLPLDGHRLDPTTCSFVCTHQQHLNVMSLNITFDMARSIEMATREQSGSAEWGDYFFFYLYLI, encoded by the exons ATGAATAATGTTGAATTCCCAGTATCAAACAAAGACCCTGCAGGGAGGGTGACCGTCAGGGCTGTATGTTATAGGTCCATGAGGAAACACGAGAAGCCTCACGACCTCAGA ATTACTTTTGAGGGCAGCTCACCCATTAAAATTGCTGTGGCGGAGTGTTCCTGTGTGGCTGGAAACGCTCTCTGCAACCACAATGTTGCACTACTATACCAGACCACAGCGTACTCTACACTTCAGCTGAAAGCAGTACCACCTGTCCTGAGCTGCACAGAAACTGAGCAGCGATGGCATAAACCACGAACACTG GGTGTGAAACCAGGCAGAGTGGGTAACATGGTCTTCATCTCAACAAAACCCAAGGCAAGACCGTACACAGCTGCTGATGGTGTAAG GAGCAAGCGCTACAAAGCAGTGCGGGGGGACTTGCCAGATCCAGATGTCCTGAAGGTCGATGAGGCATACCAGGACTTCACGGCAGACCTTGCTCCGCTAATTACCACACTATCCATAAGTAGTGATGTCCCCCTCGTCGACTCAGCCTTTGGGACCGTTCAAGAAGGCAGCCCTATTTCATACCAGCACCCAGTGCCAGTGAGTAGGGTAATCATCCAACACCCAGACgcaccccctccaccacccctgCCGTTAGATGGTCACAGGCTGGACCCAACCACATGTTCCTTTGTGTGCACTCACCAACAACACCTAAATGTAATGTCGCTTAACATCACTTTCGACATGGCAAGATCCATCGAGATGGCCACGAGAGAACAGAGTGGCAGCGCAGAGTGGGGGGATTATTTCTTTTTCTATCTTTACTTGATCTGA
- the LOC125306258 gene encoding uncharacterized protein LOC125306258 isoform X2: MDALPPGVNGKRGTRCICQVSLTTMKITFEGSSPIKIAVAECSCVAGNALCNHNVALLYQTTAYSTLQLKAVPPVLSCTETEQRWHKPRTLGVKPGRVGNMVFISTKPKARPYTAADGVRSKRYKAVRGDLPDPDVLKVDEAYQDFTADLAPLITTLSISSDVPLVDSAFGTVQEGSPISYQHPVPVSRVIIQHPDAPPPPPLPLDGHRLDPTTCSFVCTHQQHLNVMSLNITFDMARSIEMATREQSGSAEWGDYFFFYLYLI; this comes from the exons ATGGATGCTCTGCCCCCCGGAGTAAACGGGAAAAGGGGTACAAGATGTATCTGTCAAGTTTCATTGACAACTATGAAG ATTACTTTTGAGGGCAGCTCACCCATTAAAATTGCTGTGGCGGAGTGTTCCTGTGTGGCTGGAAACGCTCTCTGCAACCACAATGTTGCACTACTATACCAGACCACAGCGTACTCTACACTTCAGCTGAAAGCAGTACCACCTGTCCTGAGCTGCACAGAAACTGAGCAGCGATGGCATAAACCACGAACACTG GGTGTGAAACCAGGCAGAGTGGGTAACATGGTCTTCATCTCAACAAAACCCAAGGCAAGACCGTACACAGCTGCTGATGGTGTAAG GAGCAAGCGCTACAAAGCAGTGCGGGGGGACTTGCCAGATCCAGATGTCCTGAAGGTCGATGAGGCATACCAGGACTTCACGGCAGACCTTGCTCCGCTAATTACCACACTATCCATAAGTAGTGATGTCCCCCTCGTCGACTCAGCCTTTGGGACCGTTCAAGAAGGCAGCCCTATTTCATACCAGCACCCAGTGCCAGTGAGTAGGGTAATCATCCAACACCCAGACgcaccccctccaccacccctgCCGTTAGATGGTCACAGGCTGGACCCAACCACATGTTCCTTTGTGTGCACTCACCAACAACACCTAAATGTAATGTCGCTTAACATCACTTTCGACATGGCAAGATCCATCGAGATGGCCACGAGAGAACAGAGTGGCAGCGCAGAGTGGGGGGATTATTTCTTTTTCTATCTTTACTTGATCTGA